DNA from Kitasatospora acidiphila:
GTGAGGGGGCAGGCGGCGGAGGTGAGGGTCATGTCGACGGTGGCGGTGTCGTCCTCGTCGATGTGGATGCCGTAGATCAGGCCGAGGTTGACCACGTCGATGCCGAGCTCGGGGTCGACCACGTCCATCAGGGCCTCGGTGAGGTCCTCGACGGAGACGGTGCCGGCGGTGGTGCCGACGATGGCGACCGGGCCCTCCGGGGTCTCGGGGGTGTCACTCATGGGGTGGGAAT
Protein-coding regions in this window:
- a CDS encoding metal-sulfur cluster assembly factor, translating into MSDTPETPEGPVAIVGTTAGTVSVEDLTEALMDVVDPELGIDVVNLGLIYGIHIDEDDTATVDMTLTSAACPLTDVIEDQAKSATDGLVKDLRINWVWMPPWGPDKITDDGREQLRALGFNV